The DNA region CTTGAAGCTGATCACGATGCCGAAGACCATCGGCACGATGTGGATCAGCAGTTCGGCCAGCAGGGCCGGCAGCAGGAGGAGATACGGCAGGCCGACCTGGCGCAGCCGTTCTGCGACACGCGGCCGGAGCCGGCGCCCGGCAGCGGTCTTCTCGCTGTCGGGGCCGGCTTCGGGCGCGCGCCTGGGAGGGGCGGTGGCAGTCATGGGAGCGGGCCGATCCTCAGGAGGCGGGCATCTGCTGCTGCGCCTTGGTCAGCGCGGCCTTGACGGAGTCGGTCGTCACCGGCTTGCCGGCCGCCGCGTCCGCGAACAGGTCCTTGACCGCGGTGCCGACCAGCGTCTCGAACTGGCTCTCGTTGGGCACCTGCGGCAGCGGCGCGGCCGAGTTGGACAGCACGCTCGCCAGCACCTTCAGGTCGGGCGTCTGGAACGCGGCGTCGCTCTGCGCCTCCTTGACCGGCGGCAGCGAGCCGTAGGTCCCGTTGAGGATCTTCTGCTCGGGCGTGGAGGTCATGAACTTCACGAACGCCTCGGCCGCGGCCTTGTGCTTGGTGTTCTGGAACACCGCCATGTTGATGCCGGCCACCATCGAGGTGATCGCCGCGTCACCGGTCGCGTTCGCGGTCGGCGTCGGCACCGGCACCACGCCGTACTCGTCGGGCTTCATGCCGTGCGCCTTGATCGAGGTCGCGGCCGACTGCCACATCATCATCGCGGCCTTGCCGGTGGCGAAGTCGGTGATGGTCTGGTTCTGGCTGTACTCCGCGTCGCCCTTGGCGGCGATCTTGTCGTTGGCGATGAAGTCCACGTACTGCTTGACCGCCGCGACGTTCGCCGGGGTGGTGAAGGTGGCCTTGCCGGAGGAGTCGAACCAGTCGGAGCCGCGCTGCTTGGCCAGCACGAAGGCGTGGTGGATGTTCTCGGCGCCGTTGCTGCCCTCGACCGCCAGGCCGTAGTGCCCGCCGGTGGTGAGCTTCTTGCCGTCGGTGACCAGCTCCTCCCAGGTCTTGGGCGGCGTCAGGCCGGCGTCGGCGAACATCTTCTTGTTGTAGTAGAGCCCGTAGGCCATCGAGTACAGCGGCACCGCGGCCGGGTCCTTGCCGGCCGCGCCGGCCGCCGCGATCGCCGCGGGCGCGAACCGGTCCTTGCCGCCGATGGCGGTGAACGCCGCGGAGTCCCACGGCATCAGCGCGCCGGTCGCCTGGAGCGAGGCGGACCAGGTGTTGCCGATGTTCAGCACGTCCGGGCCCTGGCCGGACGTGGTCGCCGCCAGGATGCGGTTGAGCAGGTCCGCCCAGCCGATGACCTCCAGCTTGACCTTGATGCCGGTCGCTTGCGTGAACTTGTTCAGCTCCGGGGTCAGCACCTGCTTGTCGTTGTCCAGGCTGGTGCCCTGGTTGCTGGCCCAGTAGGTGATGGTCTGGCCCTTGAGGCTGGCGGGGTCGTTGTTGCTGCTGCCGCCGTTGTCGTCGGAGCCGCCGCCGCACGCGGTGACGGTCAGACCGAGCGCGGCCACGAGGGCGGTGGCCGCGAGGAGTCTGCTGGAGGTGCTGGAGGTGCGCATACCGATGGCCTCTCGGGTCAGGTGGGATCGCTTCAGGAAGTGAACAGCGCCTGCGCCTTAATTCAGGCCGTGATTTAACTTGTGAGAAAAGGTGGCGTCAAGACCTTGAGCAGCGATAGATTCACGCCGGACGGGCGCGAGGGGAGAACCGATGGCTGAGCGGGGCAGGCGGACCGTGCGTGACCTGCGACGCGGCAACCGTGCATCGCTTCTGCGTCATTTGTATTTCGAAGGCCCCCTCAGCCGGCAGGAGTTGGGTCGCGACACCGGGCTCAGCGCGGGCTCGATCAGCAACGTCGTCGGCGAGCTGATCGCCGACGGCATGGTCGAGGAGGCCGGCGCCGTGGAGTCCGACGGCGGCCGCCCGCGCACCCTGCTCCAGGTGTCCGCCGGCTACGGCTACGTGGTCGGCGTCGACGTCGGCGAGACCCGGGTGCGGGTCGAGCTGTTCGACCTCGCGCTCACCGAACGCTCCTCCGCCGACCTGCCGCTGTCCGACAGCGGCCACGACGTCGACCACGTGGTGCGCCTCGCGCTCGACGGCATCGCCTCGGTGGTCCGCGAGGCCGGCGTCGACGACCGCGAGGTGCTCGGCGTCGGCATCGGCGTGCCCGGCATCGTCGAGCAGGGCGACCCCCGGCTCAGCCCGCCCGGCGAGGGCCACGGCATCGTCGTGCACGGCCAGACCATCGGCTGGGACGCGGTCCCGCTCGGCCGGCTGCTGCGGGCCGGCACCGAACTCCCGCTGTACATCGACAACGGAGCCAAGACCCTCGGCCAGGCCGAGATGTGGTTCGGCGGCGGCCGCGGCTCGGGCAACGTGGTGATCGCGCTCATCGGCTCCGGCGTCGGCGCGGCCGTCGTCGCCGACGGCACCCCGTACCGCGGCGCGTCCAGCAGCGCGGGGGAGTGGGGGCACACCACCCTGCGGGTCGGCGGACGCACCTGCCGCTGCGGCTCGCGCGGCTGCCTGGAGGCGTACGTCGGCGCCGAGGCGCTGCTCGCCCGCTGGCCGGGCGCGCCCGAGGGGGTCAGCGAGGAGAACGCGCTGGCCGCGCTGCTCGCCGCCGCCGACCACGACGAGACCGCCGCCGCCCTGCTCACCGAGGCCGCCGAGTACCTCGGCGCGGGCCTGGCCGACCTGGTCAACCTCTTCAACCCGCAGCGCATCGTCATCGGCGGCTGGGCCGGACTGCTGCTCGGGCCCAAGCTGCTGCCCGCGGTGCGCCAGTACGCCGCCGCGTACGCGCTGCACCACCCCAGCGCGCAGACCTCCATCGAACTGGGCCGGCTCGGCGCCGACGCGGTCACCGTGGGCGCGGCCACCCTGCCGCTGGCCCGCTTCCTCGACACCGGCGGCGAGCGCGTGGTGCGGCTGCCGGCGCAGGCCGACAACGCGCGGGCGGGGACGGCGGCGGGGACGGCGGCGGGGACGGCGGCGGGGGCGGGCGCCGGCGCGGAGTCCGGTACGGGTCCCGGCTCGGCTGCGGGTCCGGGCTCGGCTACCGGCTCCGGCACCGGTACGGGTGACACGGTGCGGAACCGAACCGCACGGGCGGTACGTTGACGGAAGGCGGTGTCCCGCGCACCGTTCGTCACCGTTTCGTCGTTCATCACCCCGTTCGTCCTGAGGAGCCCGCTGTGACCCTGCAGCAGCAGATCGTCGGCAA from Actinacidiphila sp. DG2A-62 includes:
- a CDS encoding ABC transporter substrate-binding protein, whose product is MRTSSTSSRLLAATALVAALGLTVTACGGGSDDNGGSSNNDPASLKGQTITYWASNQGTSLDNDKQVLTPELNKFTQATGIKVKLEVIGWADLLNRILAATTSGQGPDVLNIGNTWSASLQATGALMPWDSAAFTAIGGKDRFAPAAIAAAGAAGKDPAAVPLYSMAYGLYYNKKMFADAGLTPPKTWEELVTDGKKLTTGGHYGLAVEGSNGAENIHHAFVLAKQRGSDWFDSSGKATFTTPANVAAVKQYVDFIANDKIAAKGDAEYSQNQTITDFATGKAAMMMWQSAATSIKAHGMKPDEYGVVPVPTPTANATGDAAITSMVAGINMAVFQNTKHKAAAEAFVKFMTSTPEQKILNGTYGSLPPVKEAQSDAAFQTPDLKVLASVLSNSAAPLPQVPNESQFETLVGTAVKDLFADAAAGKPVTTDSVKAALTKAQQQMPAS
- a CDS encoding ROK family transcriptional regulator; protein product: MAERGRRTVRDLRRGNRASLLRHLYFEGPLSRQELGRDTGLSAGSISNVVGELIADGMVEEAGAVESDGGRPRTLLQVSAGYGYVVGVDVGETRVRVELFDLALTERSSADLPLSDSGHDVDHVVRLALDGIASVVREAGVDDREVLGVGIGVPGIVEQGDPRLSPPGEGHGIVVHGQTIGWDAVPLGRLLRAGTELPLYIDNGAKTLGQAEMWFGGGRGSGNVVIALIGSGVGAAVVADGTPYRGASSSAGEWGHTTLRVGGRTCRCGSRGCLEAYVGAEALLARWPGAPEGVSEENALAALLAAADHDETAAALLTEAAEYLGAGLADLVNLFNPQRIVIGGWAGLLLGPKLLPAVRQYAAAYALHHPSAQTSIELGRLGADAVTVGAATLPLARFLDTGGERVVRLPAQADNARAGTAAGTAAGTAAGAGAGAESGTGPGSAAGPGSATGSGTGTGDTVRNRTARAVR